A single Amphiprion ocellaris isolate individual 3 ecotype Okinawa chromosome 1, ASM2253959v1, whole genome shotgun sequence DNA region contains:
- the LOC111563331 gene encoding homeobox-containing protein 1-like isoform X3, with protein sequence MFQQCEEPRFTIEQIDLLQRLRRTGITQAEVLHALDTLDHLDRQHGHKLANKPSYMPPSSSNTVAASSSMTSTATQTSFPNNRLSLSPNNTFDTTSPPLPVPVASPVAIAAVAQNGLVAVTNGKLSPPRFPLAVVSGSVTTQGYGFEASEEDIDVDDKVEDLMRRDSAVIKEEVKSFLANRRISQAVVAQVTGISQSRISHWLLQQGSDLSEQKKRAFFRWYQLEKTNPGATLAMRAAPLALEDMMDWHQAPPPFGSAPGGFRLRRGSRFTWRKECLAVMESYFSDNQYPDEAKREEIATACNAVIQKPGKKLSDLERVTSLKVYNWFANRRKDIKRRANIAILESHGIEVQSPGGQSNSDEVDGNDFPDQGCEVSLFDKRASARQFGFGRADLSSPTQVPTLLPSWFSALGRGGVAAQRGASLIGRSLMSGAGPQAEGARLTGVSWSPPSPSLQDEATIHSALSEPQDGLEKVVGSHSSPTLPSQEDGAGCSMGNDIKTETLEDD encoded by the exons ATGTTCCAGCAGTGTGAGGAGCCTCGCTTTACCATCGAGCAGATTGACCTCCTTCAGAGGCTACGGAGGACGGGTATCACCCAGGCAGAGGTCCTCCATGCATTGGACACCCTGGACCACCTGGACCGGCAACATGGGCACAAGTTGGCCAATAAACCTTCCTACATGCCTCCTTCATCTTCCAACACCGTCGCTGCCTCTTCCTCTATGACTTCCACCGCCACTCAGACAAGTTTTCCCAACAACCGTCTCTCATTGTCACCTAACAACACCTTTGACACCACCTCCCCACCTCTGCCTGTTCCAGTAGCCTCACCTGTTGCCATAGCAGCAGTAGCACAGAATGGTCTAGTTGCAGTCACCAATGGGAAACTTTCACCACCCCGCTTTCCTCTTGCTGTGGTTAGTGGTAGCGTGACCACACAGGGTTATGGGTTTGAAGCCAGTGAAGAGGACATAGATGTCGATGATAAGGTGGAGGACTTGATGAG GAGGGACAGTGCTGTGATCAAAGAGGAGGTTAAGTCCTTCCTGGCGAACAGGCGGATCTCCCAGGCTGTGGTCGCTCAGGTAACGG GGATCAGTCAGAGCCGGATCTCCCACTGGCTCCTACAGCAGGGATCGGACCTCAGTGAACAGAAGAAACGAGCCTTCTTCCGCTGGTACCAGCTGGAGAAGACAAACCCTG GTGCCACTCTAGCCATGCGAGCTGCCCCATTGGCACTGGAGGACATGATGGACTGGCACCAAGCCCCGCCTCCCTTTGGTTCAGCCCCCGGGGGCTTCCGTCTGCGTCGAGGGAGCAGATTCACTTGGAGGAAGGAGTGTCTGGCTGTCAtggagag CTATTTCAGTGACAACCAGTATCCTGATGAAGCCAAGAGAGAGGAAATAGCCACCGCCTGCAACGCTGTCATTCAGAAACCAG gAAAGAAGCTGTCTGATTTAGAGAGAGTAACATCGCTGAAAGTCTACAACTGGTTTGCCAACCGCCGCAAAGACATCAAGAGGCGTGCTAACATTG CCATCTTGGAGAGCCACGGCATCGAGGTTCAAAGTCCAGGTGGTCAGTCCAACAGTGATGAGGTGGATGGCAATGACTTCCCTGACCAG GGCTGTGAGGTGTCCTTATTTGACAAGAGAGCTTCCGCCAGGCAGTTTGGTTTCGGCCGGGCTGACCTGTCCTCTCCCACCCAG GTTCCCACACTTCTTCCAAGCTGGTTTTCTGCCCTGGGTAGAGGAGGAGTGGCTGCACAGAGAGGCGCTTCTCTGATTGGTCGTTCCCTGATGTCAGGGGCGGGTCCTCAGGCGGAAGGTGCGAGACTAACAGGTGTGTCCTGGTCCCCTCCTTCCCCCTCCCTCCAGGATGAAGCCACCATTCACAGCGCGCTGTCCGAGCCCCAGGACGGTTTGGAGAAGGTGGTGGGGAGTCACAGCAGCCCGACCCTGCCCAGTCAGGAGGATGGAGCAGGGTGTAGCATGGGGAATGACATCAAGACGGAAACGCTGGAGGATGACTGA
- the LOC111563331 gene encoding homeobox-containing protein 1-like isoform X1 — translation MFQQCEEPRFTIEQIDLLQRLRRTGITQAEVLHALDTLDHLDRQHGHKLANKPSYMPPSSSNTVAASSSMTSTATQTSFPNNRLSLSPNNTFDTTSPPLPVPVASPVAIAAVAQNGLVAVTNGKLSPPRFPLAVVSGSVTTQGYGFEASEEDIDVDDKVEDLMRRDSAVIKEEVKSFLANRRISQAVVAQVTGISQSRISHWLLQQGSDLSEQKKRAFFRWYQLEKTNPGATLAMRAAPLALEDMMDWHQAPPPFGSAPGGFRLRRGSRFTWRKECLAVMESYFSDNQYPDEAKREEIATACNAVIQKPGKKLSDLERVTSLKVYNWFANRRKDIKRRANIEAAILESHGIEVQSPGGQSNSDEVDGNDFPDQGCEVSLFDKRASARQFGFGRADLSSPTQVPTLLPSWFSALGRGGVAAQRGASLIGRSLMSGAGPQAEGARLTGVSWSPPSPSLQDEATIHSALSEPQDGLEKVVGSHSSPTLPSQEDGAGCSMGNDIKTETLEDD, via the exons ATGTTCCAGCAGTGTGAGGAGCCTCGCTTTACCATCGAGCAGATTGACCTCCTTCAGAGGCTACGGAGGACGGGTATCACCCAGGCAGAGGTCCTCCATGCATTGGACACCCTGGACCACCTGGACCGGCAACATGGGCACAAGTTGGCCAATAAACCTTCCTACATGCCTCCTTCATCTTCCAACACCGTCGCTGCCTCTTCCTCTATGACTTCCACCGCCACTCAGACAAGTTTTCCCAACAACCGTCTCTCATTGTCACCTAACAACACCTTTGACACCACCTCCCCACCTCTGCCTGTTCCAGTAGCCTCACCTGTTGCCATAGCAGCAGTAGCACAGAATGGTCTAGTTGCAGTCACCAATGGGAAACTTTCACCACCCCGCTTTCCTCTTGCTGTGGTTAGTGGTAGCGTGACCACACAGGGTTATGGGTTTGAAGCCAGTGAAGAGGACATAGATGTCGATGATAAGGTGGAGGACTTGATGAG GAGGGACAGTGCTGTGATCAAAGAGGAGGTTAAGTCCTTCCTGGCGAACAGGCGGATCTCCCAGGCTGTGGTCGCTCAGGTAACGG GGATCAGTCAGAGCCGGATCTCCCACTGGCTCCTACAGCAGGGATCGGACCTCAGTGAACAGAAGAAACGAGCCTTCTTCCGCTGGTACCAGCTGGAGAAGACAAACCCTG GTGCCACTCTAGCCATGCGAGCTGCCCCATTGGCACTGGAGGACATGATGGACTGGCACCAAGCCCCGCCTCCCTTTGGTTCAGCCCCCGGGGGCTTCCGTCTGCGTCGAGGGAGCAGATTCACTTGGAGGAAGGAGTGTCTGGCTGTCAtggagag CTATTTCAGTGACAACCAGTATCCTGATGAAGCCAAGAGAGAGGAAATAGCCACCGCCTGCAACGCTGTCATTCAGAAACCAG gAAAGAAGCTGTCTGATTTAGAGAGAGTAACATCGCTGAAAGTCTACAACTGGTTTGCCAACCGCCGCAAAGACATCAAGAGGCGTGCTAACATTG aAGCAGCCATCTTGGAGAGCCACGGCATCGAGGTTCAAAGTCCAGGTGGTCAGTCCAACAGTGATGAGGTGGATGGCAATGACTTCCCTGACCAG GGCTGTGAGGTGTCCTTATTTGACAAGAGAGCTTCCGCCAGGCAGTTTGGTTTCGGCCGGGCTGACCTGTCCTCTCCCACCCAG GTTCCCACACTTCTTCCAAGCTGGTTTTCTGCCCTGGGTAGAGGAGGAGTGGCTGCACAGAGAGGCGCTTCTCTGATTGGTCGTTCCCTGATGTCAGGGGCGGGTCCTCAGGCGGAAGGTGCGAGACTAACAGGTGTGTCCTGGTCCCCTCCTTCCCCCTCCCTCCAGGATGAAGCCACCATTCACAGCGCGCTGTCCGAGCCCCAGGACGGTTTGGAGAAGGTGGTGGGGAGTCACAGCAGCCCGACCCTGCCCAGTCAGGAGGATGGAGCAGGGTGTAGCATGGGGAATGACATCAAGACGGAAACGCTGGAGGATGACTGA
- the tdp1 gene encoding tyrosyl-DNA phosphodiesterase 1 — translation MSQDSQHGRWTVSSSDDDDEHLPPSGTKTSGSHRPAESNHSPASLVAVTAPVEVKPEPIKPPVTSLIIGSEARQSAALNQSNPVKYETSPSFAGKRKKEVSDSAGWALSDSDEDDGDVKKKSVSNLPKQTPHSPNTKKPKVEKERPPSPHGRLYYIDEPEDFFESSIPCLNDTYRFYLNKVTGLDKKYNSGALHIRDILSPLFGTLKESVQFNYCFDIAWMVQQYPSEFRDRPVLIVHGDKREAKARLVQQAQPFPHVRFCQAKLDIAFGTHHTKMMLLWYEEGFRVIILTSNLIRADWYQKTQGMWMSPLFPRLPKGSSATAGESSTFFKRDLLEYLASYRAPELEEWIQRIKEHDLSEARVYLVGSTPGRYVGSDMERWGHLRLRKLLYDHTNPISGEEGWPVIGQFSSIGSMGLDKTKWLAGEFQRTLTTLGKSSIRPDPPVHLLYPSVEDVRMSLEGYPAGGSLPYSIQTAQKQLWLHSFFHRWKANSTGRSHAMPHIKTYMRASPDFTQLAWFLVTSANLSKAAWGALEKNNTQIMIRSYELGVLYVPSAFNMKTFPVDKNPFPVSSSSSGFPVPFDLPPTCYSSKDQPWIWNIPYSQAPDTHGNIWVPS, via the exons ATGTCTCAGGACAGTCAACATGGCAGGTGGACTGTCTCTAGCAGTGATGACGATGATGAACATCTCCCTCCTTCTGGGACTAAGACATCTGGGTCCCATCGACCTGCTGAATCCAATCACAGCCCTGCCTCTTTAGTGGCTGTAACAGCTCCTGTGGAGGTGAAACCAGAACCAATCAAACCCCCAGTGACCTCACTCATCATCGGCTCTGAGGCCAGACAGTCAGCTGCACTGAATCAGTCAAATCCAGTCAAGTATGAAACTAGTCCTTCATTCGCTGGAAAGCGGAAGAAAGAAGTGTCAGATAGCGCAGGCTGGGCTCTGTCAGatagtgatgaagatgatggagaTGTGAAGAAGAAGAGTGTCAGTAACTTACCAAAGCAGACGCCTCACAGCCCTAACACAAAGAAACCCAAGGTGGAGAAGGAGCGTCCTCCGAGTCCCCACGGACGGCTCTACTACATCGACGAGCCAGAGGACTTCTTTGAATCCTCTATTCCTTGTCTGAATGACACCTACAGGTTCTACCTCAACAAAGTCACAGGCCTGGATAAGAAGTACAACAGCGGCGCTCTACACATCAGAG ACATTCTTTCTCCATTATTTGGGACCCTGAAAGAATCTGTTCAG TTTAACTACTGCTTTGATATTGCCTGGATGGTTCAGCAGTACCCATCAGAGTTTAG GGATCGTCCAGTTCTGATCGTCCATGGAGATAAGCGGGAGGCCAAGGCTCGACTGGTCCAGCAGGCTCAGCCCTTTCCCCATGTTCGCTTCTGCCAG GCTAAGCTTGATATTGCATTTGGAACTCACCACAC gAAGATGATGTTACTGTGGTATGAAGAAGGATTCAGAGTCATCATTCTGACCTCCAACCTCATCAGAGCTGACTGGTACCAGAAAACACAAGG GATGTGGATGAGTCCTCTGTTTCCCAGGCTACCAAAGGGAAGTAGTGCGACTGCAGGTGAGTCGTCCACCTTCTTTAAGAGAGACCTACTGGAGTACTTGGCATCGTATCGAGCACCAGAACTCGAAGAGTGGATTCAACGAATCAAAGAGCACGACCTGTCAGAGGCAAG GGTGTATTTGGTTGGATCAACCCCAGGGAGGTATGTAGGTTCAGACATGGAGCGCTGGGGCCATCTGAGGCTAAGGAAG ctGTTGTACGACCACACAAATCCTATTTCCGGCGAAGAAGGGTGGCCTGTGATTGGCCAGTTCTCCAGCATCGGCTCTATGGGACTGGATAAGACCAAGTGGTTGGCAGGGGAATTTCAGCGCACCCTGACCACACTAGGAAAATCCTCCATTCGCCCAGACCCCCCTGTGCACCTG CTGTATCCGTCAGTAGAAGATGTGAGGATGAGCTTAGAAGGCTACCCAG CTGGAGGCTCTCTTCCTTACAGCATCCAGACAGCTCAGAAGCAGCTGTGGCTCCACTCCTTCTTTCA CCGCTGGAAGGCAAATTCGACAGGGAGGAGTCACGCCATGCCACATATAAAGACATACATGAGGGCATCGCCAGATTTTACTCAGCTTGCCTGGTTCCTGGTTacaag TGCCAATCTGTCCAAGGCAGCGTGGGGAGCACTGGAGAAGAACAACACGCAGATTATGATTCGTTCATACGAGCTGGGAGTCCTTTATGTGCCGTCTGCCTTT AACATGAAGACCTTTCCAGTTGACAAGAATCCATTTCCTGtgtcctcatcctcctctggTTTCCCCGTGCCCTTTGACCTCCCCCCTACATGCTACTCGTCTAAAG ATCAGCCTTGGATCTGGAACATTCCGTACAGTCAGGCTCCTGACACACACGGCAACATCTGGGTTCCCTCCTGA
- the LOC111563331 gene encoding homeobox-containing protein 1-like isoform X2 has product MFQQCEEPRFTIEQIDLLQRLRRTGITQAEVLHALDTLDHLDRQHGHKLANKPSYMPPSSSNTVAASSSMTSTATQTSFPNNRLSLSPNNTFDTTSPPLPVPVASPVAIAAVAQNGLVAVTNGKLSPPRFPLAVVSGSVTTQGYGFEASEEDIDVDDKVEDLMRRDSAVIKEEVKSFLANRRISQAVVAQVTGISQSRISHWLLQQGSDLSEQKKRAFFRWYQLEKTNPGATLAMRAAPLALEDMMDWHQAPPPFGSAPGGFRLRRGSRFTWRKECLAVMESYFSDNQYPDEAKREEIATACNAVIQKPGKKLSDLERVTSLKVYNWFANRRKDIKRRANIAAILESHGIEVQSPGGQSNSDEVDGNDFPDQGCEVSLFDKRASARQFGFGRADLSSPTQVPTLLPSWFSALGRGGVAAQRGASLIGRSLMSGAGPQAEGARLTGVSWSPPSPSLQDEATIHSALSEPQDGLEKVVGSHSSPTLPSQEDGAGCSMGNDIKTETLEDD; this is encoded by the exons ATGTTCCAGCAGTGTGAGGAGCCTCGCTTTACCATCGAGCAGATTGACCTCCTTCAGAGGCTACGGAGGACGGGTATCACCCAGGCAGAGGTCCTCCATGCATTGGACACCCTGGACCACCTGGACCGGCAACATGGGCACAAGTTGGCCAATAAACCTTCCTACATGCCTCCTTCATCTTCCAACACCGTCGCTGCCTCTTCCTCTATGACTTCCACCGCCACTCAGACAAGTTTTCCCAACAACCGTCTCTCATTGTCACCTAACAACACCTTTGACACCACCTCCCCACCTCTGCCTGTTCCAGTAGCCTCACCTGTTGCCATAGCAGCAGTAGCACAGAATGGTCTAGTTGCAGTCACCAATGGGAAACTTTCACCACCCCGCTTTCCTCTTGCTGTGGTTAGTGGTAGCGTGACCACACAGGGTTATGGGTTTGAAGCCAGTGAAGAGGACATAGATGTCGATGATAAGGTGGAGGACTTGATGAG GAGGGACAGTGCTGTGATCAAAGAGGAGGTTAAGTCCTTCCTGGCGAACAGGCGGATCTCCCAGGCTGTGGTCGCTCAGGTAACGG GGATCAGTCAGAGCCGGATCTCCCACTGGCTCCTACAGCAGGGATCGGACCTCAGTGAACAGAAGAAACGAGCCTTCTTCCGCTGGTACCAGCTGGAGAAGACAAACCCTG GTGCCACTCTAGCCATGCGAGCTGCCCCATTGGCACTGGAGGACATGATGGACTGGCACCAAGCCCCGCCTCCCTTTGGTTCAGCCCCCGGGGGCTTCCGTCTGCGTCGAGGGAGCAGATTCACTTGGAGGAAGGAGTGTCTGGCTGTCAtggagag CTATTTCAGTGACAACCAGTATCCTGATGAAGCCAAGAGAGAGGAAATAGCCACCGCCTGCAACGCTGTCATTCAGAAACCAG gAAAGAAGCTGTCTGATTTAGAGAGAGTAACATCGCTGAAAGTCTACAACTGGTTTGCCAACCGCCGCAAAGACATCAAGAGGCGTGCTAACATTG CAGCCATCTTGGAGAGCCACGGCATCGAGGTTCAAAGTCCAGGTGGTCAGTCCAACAGTGATGAGGTGGATGGCAATGACTTCCCTGACCAG GGCTGTGAGGTGTCCTTATTTGACAAGAGAGCTTCCGCCAGGCAGTTTGGTTTCGGCCGGGCTGACCTGTCCTCTCCCACCCAG GTTCCCACACTTCTTCCAAGCTGGTTTTCTGCCCTGGGTAGAGGAGGAGTGGCTGCACAGAGAGGCGCTTCTCTGATTGGTCGTTCCCTGATGTCAGGGGCGGGTCCTCAGGCGGAAGGTGCGAGACTAACAGGTGTGTCCTGGTCCCCTCCTTCCCCCTCCCTCCAGGATGAAGCCACCATTCACAGCGCGCTGTCCGAGCCCCAGGACGGTTTGGAGAAGGTGGTGGGGAGTCACAGCAGCCCGACCCTGCCCAGTCAGGAGGATGGAGCAGGGTGTAGCATGGGGAATGACATCAAGACGGAAACGCTGGAGGATGACTGA